A stretch of Fusarium poae strain DAOMC 252244 chromosome 2, whole genome shotgun sequence DNA encodes these proteins:
- a CDS encoding hypothetical protein (TransMembrane:4 (i31-54o69-90i97-120o140-163i)), producing MEPDSSPSWQETTKPSTSPTQYSEKKRLTGLILHAMLRILQCIFAVVVAILYGLDLQSTTKSHARADASWVYAEVVATLSIISCIMQLFFMTAVWYWCLLDALISVLWLAQFGVFASLFLGDSFKDQLAPTSIDRMRAAVWVNLDCVVLWFAASMYGAIGCCARFKRSRQKRKYACKGFGADEEKLASHDVDID from the coding sequence ATGGAGCCTGATAGCTCCCCGTCGTGGCAAGAAACCACGAAACCATCGACAAGTCCCACTCAATACTCCGAAAAGAAACGCCTCACAGGCCTGATTTTACATGCAATGCTACGTATCCTGCAGTGTATATTCGCAGTAGTCGTCGCGATTCTATACGGACTTGATCTTCAATCAACAACGAAGAGCCATGCAAGGGCTGATGCGTCTTGGGTCTACGCCGAGGTTGTAGCTACACTTTCCATAATAAGTTGCATCATGCAATTGTTCTTCATGACGGCTGTGTGGTACTGGTGCTTGTTGGATGCTCTGATCTCTGTCCTATGGTTGGCGCAATTTGGTGTGTTTGCTTCATTGTTCTTAGGTGACAGTTTCAAAGACCAACTGGCGCCAACTTCGATTGACAGGATGCGGGCGGCGGTTTGGGTCAATCTCGACTGTGTTGTGTTATGGTTTGCGGCATCAATGTATggtgctatagggtgttgtGCCCGTTTCAAGAGGTCGCGGCAGAAACGCAAGTATGCCTGCAAAGGTTTTGGGGCAGATGAGGAGAAACTGGCAAGCCATGACGTGGATATTGACTGA
- a CDS encoding hypothetical protein (MEROPS:MER0034665~CAZy:CE10), with product MCDFSEYGPKSAEWLAVEASLPPPSIFTDIYERQAAINKDREETSANGMKELSHLVRMEDYKIPTRDNSFIEARSYKPLDAADDRLPICIHLHGGGYLFGTLSSEDAISSRIAVGAKVAVINVNYRHTPDHTFPTAWNDVEDAFYWVHDHIEELQGKSDQVVVGGISAGAQLAAALTLRQNISAPDIRQYPEIAGQILMIPALVHQDHYQSQIDQLKSPMVSSYVQNEDAPILPKKVIDFFTGLLKFSVPFPDADDFRVNTGNASAYQVKGLPPAVFGIAGADPLRDEGLLYGKKLAEAGVPTDVHVFKGLPHGFRRYGDELSESERWDRVMEEGITWALSNPEAREFEVKTT from the exons ATGTGCGACTTTTCGGAATATGGCCCTAAGTCTGCCGAATGGCTTGCTGTAGAAGCAAGTCTCCCGCCTCCATCTATATTTACGGATATCTATGAGAGACAAGCAGCCATCAACAAGGATCGTGAAGAAACGTCTGCGAACGGCATGAAAGAACTGAGTCACTTGGTCCGCATGGAAGACTACAAGATCCCCACGAGAGACAATTCTTTCATAGAAGCGCGAAGCTATAAGCCTCTCGACGCTGCAGATGATCGCCTACCGATTTGCATCCATCTTCATGGGGGAGGATATTTATTCGGGACACTCTCATCCGAAGATGCCATATCGTCGCGAATTGCAGTTGGAGCGAAAGTGGCCGTTATCAATGTGAATTACCGTCACACGCCGGATCATACTTTCCCCACGGCTTGGAATGACGTTGAAGATGCCTTTTACTGGGTACACGATCACATTGAGGAGCTTCAAGGCAAATCTGACCAGGTTGTCGTTGGCGGTATCAGCGCTGGTGCGCAGTTAGCAGCTGCCCTGACTTTAAGACAAAATATCTCTGCACCGGATATCCGCCAGTATCCTGAAATCGCTGGTCAGATCCTGATGATTCCAGCCTTGGTTCACCAGGATCATTATCAATCGCAAATTGACCAACTCAAAAGTCCCATGGTATCATCATATGTCCAGAACGAGGATGCTCCAATCCTTCCCAAAAAGGTCATCGACTTCTTTACTGGGTTGTTGAAATTTTCGGTCCCTTTTCCAGATGCCGATGATTTCCGAGTAAACACCGGAAACGCATCAGCTTATCAGGTAAAGGGTCTTCCTCCCGCTGTTTTCGGGATTGCTGGTGCCGATCCTCTGCGGGATGAAGGCCTCTTGTATGGTAAAAAACTTGCCGAAGCAGG TGTGCCTACGGATGTTCATGTTTTCAAGGGATTACCCCATGGGTTCCGTAGATATGGGGACGAGTTATCTGAATCTGAAAGATGGGATAGAGTTATGGAGGAGGGAATTACTTGGGCACTATCGAACCCTGAGGCTAGGGAATTTGAAGTGAAGACCACTTAG
- a CDS encoding hypothetical protein (SECRETED:SignalP(1-18)), whose product MHAKFLAVLLGSAQLAQAAATPKAPVRRDGVSPALPHDEKTTEFCTWWHDYLEATSCEDVLVGNSITSAQLKRWNPSLGDDCKGMTVGKSYCVEAMFEPEPVEPEEPEPSKPSPTKPSNGIETPASIQPGMVSNCNKFHLVKADASCTAIAAQYGITLTQFTTWNSGIGSACNSMWANAYACVSIIGFEPGTPTEPAPGNGIETPSPIQPNMVKDCNKFALVGSTTTCASLQDYYKITMAEIFKWNPAVGSGCSGLWAQYYVCVSVVGWKPPTNVPAPSPTKPANGISTPSPIREPIHANCNKFALVGSTTTCASLQDYYKISMAQIAAWNTPVGTDCKGLWAGYNVCVGIVGQQTPTNPPSSGSTPSPVQSGMVKNCKKFHLVNKSTTCAALQSTYKVTMAQLYKWNPAIGSGCNALWAEYYVCVSA is encoded by the exons ATGCACGCCAAGTTCCTTGCCGTTCTTCTGGGTAGTGCTCAGCTGGCCCAAGCCGCTGCCACTCCCAAAGCTCCTGTTCGACGAGATGGTGTCTCCCCAGCTCTCCCTCATGATGAAAAGACTACTGAGTTCTGTACCTGGTGGCACGACTATCTCGAGGCAACCTCTTGCGAGGACGTCCTCGTTGGTAATTCGATTACCAGTGCGCAGTTGAAGAGATGG AACCCTTCTCTCGGGGATGACTGCAAGGGCATGACTGTTGGTAAATCGTACTGTGTCGAGGCCATGTTCGAACCAGAGCCAGTCGAGCCCGAGGAACCTGAACCCTCAAAGCCTTCTCCTACCAAGCCATCCAACG GTATTGAGACACCTGCCAGTATTCAACCCGGCATGGTCAGCAACTGTAACAAGTTCCACCTGGTCAAGGCTGATGCAAGCTGTACTGCCATTGCGGCTCAATACGGTATCACCTTGACCCAGTTCACAACCTGGAACAGTGGTATTGGATCTGCTTGCAACTCCATGTGGGCCAATGCCTATGCTTGTGTATCCATCATTGGCTTCGAACCCGGTACTCCTACCGAGCCTGCTCCCGGAAACGGTATTGAGACACCCTCGCCAATTCAGCCCAACATGGTCAAGGACTGCAACAAGTTCGCTCTTGTCGGCTCTACTACCACATGTGCATCTCTTCAGGACTACTACAAGATCACCATGGCCGAGATCTTCAAGTGGAATCCCGCTGTTGGTTCTGGCTGTAGCGGTCTGTGGGCTCAGTACTACGTCTGTGTCTCGGTTGTCGGCTGGAAGCCTCCCACCAACGTTCCCGCTCCCTCTCCAACCAAGCCTGCCAACGGCATCTCGACACCTTCGCCCATCCGAGAGCCTATCCACGCAAACTGTAACAAGTTCGCCCTGGTTGGATCTACCACTACGTGTGCTTCTCTTCAGGATTATTACAAGATCTCTATGGCTCAGATTGCTGCGTGGAACACCCCTGTTGGTACTGACTGTAAGGGATTGTGGGCTGGGTACAATGTCTGTGTTGGTATTGTGGGTCAGCAGACTCCTACAAACCCTCCCAGCAGCGGCTCGACTCCCTCGCCAGTTCAGTCTGGCATGGTTAAAAACTGCAAGAAATTCCACCTTGTTAACAAGTCGACTACATGTGCTGCTCTCCAGAGCACTTACAAGGTTACTATGGCTCAACTTTACAAGTGGAACCCTGCTATTGGATCTGGCTGCAATGCTCTGTGGGCAGAGTATTACGTCTGTGTCTCTGCTTAG
- a CDS encoding hypothetical protein (SECRETED:SignalP(1-26)): MRYHAGPLNWAFIGWLFLGLLQLADCASVDNKLSHARERIWLWEMYDLFCDIEGPDKQDVIFKQNKNHKWANQRHYSLVNTADGKLTYAEFMADLEKKLSPIDVDKSLVAPNGEGVGKPTTAQAVDALKTKGWAQPMDVDQVTSGRSKNYMELVGRVDKKFQDYFTNLGNDDKWKRRLIETNMRTEKLSNDIVQLRKQEADEWLIKQITRQVDPPNTPNDKKAYGLGINRNDLVINKLTSPVDGATTYERVDLIESYLNKPDALNKQLKAAGVSNGIEGLVKWADNLGNVANKAFANAGPGYSDQNVSHHAAKVVWTDAHKNASNRLGNIKPPSCSR; encoded by the exons ATGCGTTACCATGCTGGTCCCCTTAACTGGGCTTTCATAGGATGGCTGTTCCTAGGTCTTCTTCAACTGGCCGATTGCGCTTCAGTTGATAACAAGTTATCACACGCCCGAGAGAGAATCTGGCTCTGGGAGATGTACGACCTTTTCTG CGACATTGAAGGGCCAGATAAGCAGGATGTCATCTTCAAACAGAACAAGAATCACAAATGGGCCAACCAAAGGCACTACTCCTTGGTCAACACGGCCGACGGCAAATTGACATATGCCGAGTTCATGGCAGACCTGGAGAAGAAGCTTAGTCCTATCGACGTCGACAAATCTCTTGTGGCTCCCAATGGTGAAGGCGTCGGCAAGCCTACGACTGCGCAGGCTGTCGATGCTCTCAAGACCAAAGGCTGGGCTCAGCCTATGGATGTCGATCAAGTCACGAGTGGCCGTAGCAAGAACTACATGGAGCTCGTGGGTCGTGTAGACAAGAAGTTCCAAGATTACTTTACCAATCTTGGCAACGACGACAAATGGAAACGAAGGCTGATCGAGACAAACATGCGTACAGAAAAGCTTTCCAATGACATTGTTCAGCTTCGCAAGCAAGAGGCTGACGAATGGCTGATCAAGCAAATAACCAGACAAGTTGACCCGCCCAATACTCCGAATGACAAAAAGGCATACGGTCTTGGCATAAATCGCAACGACCTGGTCATTAACAAACTCACGTCTCCTGTTGATGGCGCGACTACGTACGAGAGGGTGGACTTGATAGAGTCTTACCTGAACAAACCTGATGCGCTTAACAAACAGCTGAAAGCAGCAGGTGTCAGCAATGGCATCGAAGGTCTTGTTAAGTGGGCTGATAACTTGGGAAACGTGGCAAATAAGGCTTTTGCGAATGCTGGTCCTGGGTACAGTGATCAGAACGTGTCTCACCACGCGGCCAAGGTGGTGTGGACTGATGCGCATAAGAATGCTAGTAACAGACTGGGTAACATTAAACCTCCATCTTGTTCTAGATAG
- a CDS encoding hypothetical protein (SECRETED:SignalP(1-22)), with product MVNVKNTVFALFVAADLAAAHSLIINAVGDAGGSGMGLGVDTSTPRDGTRRRPFQTDATRFRGDSADTVGETLAGGDNNVEQGTLDIMEETGDQLPQVNPGGSLEMTIHQVNSDGAGPYTCMINSDGTGTSWDNIPVTTNVEGNDRGRNRDGEMGDFPLVASIPAGQTCTGTVAGEDNVCLVRCQNPARAGPFGGVVPVQMAQTNGTGDATGDNTTGNNNTGDNTTGNNNTGNNNTGNNAGNNAGNNAGNNAGNNAGNNAGNNAGNNAGNTGNTGNNDNNDNVDDEDAAQDEDETEADTGNNRNNRRATRFFA from the coding sequence ATGGTTAACGTCAAGAACACCGTCTTTGCCCTTTTCGTCGCTGCCGACTTGGCAGCTGCTCACAGtctcatcatcaacgccgtTGGCGATGCTGGTGGCTCTGGCATGGGTCTCGGTGTTGACACCTCGACTCCTCGTGATGGTACCCGACGCCGCCCTTTCCAGACCGACGCTACTCGCTTCCGCGGCGACTCTGCTGACACTGTTGGCGAGACTCTCGCTGGTGGTGACAACAATGTCGAGCAGGGTACTCTCGACATCATGGAGGAGACTGGCGATCAGCTTCCTCAAGTCAACCCTGGTGGTAGCCTTGAGATGACTATCCATCAAGTCAACTCTGATGGCGCTGGCCCTTACACTTGCATGATCAACTCGGATGGTACTGGTACCTCTTGGGATAACATCCCTGTCACTACCAATGTTGAGGGCAACGACCGTGGCCGAAACCGTGATGGCGAGATGGGCGACTTTCCTCTCGTTGCATCAATTCCTGCTGGACAGACTTGCACTGGTACAGTTGCTGGTGAGGACAATGTCTGTCTTGTGAGGTGTCAAAACCCCGCTCGTGCTGGTCCCTTTGGAGGTGTTGTCCCTGTTCAGATGGCTCAGACAAATGGCACTGGTGATGCTACTGGTGACAACACCACTGGTAACAACAACACTGGTGACAACACCACTGGTAACAACAACACTGGTAACAACAACACTGGTAACAATGCTGGCAACAACGCCGGTAACAACGCCGGCAACAACGCCGGCAACAACGCCGGCAACAACGCCGGTAACAACGCTGGAAACAACGCTGGCAACACTGGCAACACAGGCAACAATGACAACAATGACAACgttgacgacgaagacgCTGCTcaagatgaggatgagacCGAGGCTGATACTGGTAACAACCGCAACAACCGCCGCGCCACCCGTTTCTTCGCATAA
- a CDS encoding hypothetical protein (SECRETED:SignalP(1-19)~TransMembrane:3 (n3-14c19/20o1200-1222i1229-1249o1255-1273i)~CAZy:GH18) yields MRAHTIIPLIGILAGLSSADTSRGNSTRLGPIDQSKLQNSTEHELDLGTTPLAPYGVKQTTQEWATPLVDGCPRLCSVAGSNATKWTHIHNPQDLEGCEAPLLFDMNVHTETVETIRVCALGGAASSNPSKAAAHLRAHRRHAKRVDKDNKDEKASTGQCNSAPLFPVPVIVTSGMPGVLNASADVTAAVQGLKQHVKSSCGKTVLFSKAGSAIVGLYVSADMGSVASTTILERFEKAASQGTQIMQACDINPGNPYTFGVFAVDKLSDFELVRKNVKTWASGYCAAMPLTRPKDADIKVDIPGGDLFMGVSNGTSVAQTGLVSDLEARAECKTTKVLQDDDCTKLSVRCGIRGSDFIKFNPGKQNFCDTLKAGQVVCCSSGTLPDNKPAPDSDGTCATHTIGPNDTCYDVGAPFGLDEDDIAGFNKASWGWAGCGRLQLGQIICLSKGNTPMPATHEGIACGPQKPGTKRPSGSFDGWDLAKLNQCPLKSCCSGWGYCGTTTEFCTESPADTKAPGAFKLNTNGCISNCGTDIVNNKSPPKEFKRIGYFQAYNPGRPCMHMDASEIAENFKEITHVHFAFAGITADYDVNIPEDVKKQFDIFDKMDAPFKKILSFGGWAESTDAATFQRYRDVVKPEYRSKFSANVVKFLEKHKSFDGVDIDWEYPGASDQGIPAGDKNDGIYYTRFLTVLRNLLPSSKSLSIALPGSFWYLKPFPVEDMAKILDYFVFMTYDLHGQWDYGNKFASPGCDNGNCLRSHVNRTETRNSLSMITKAGVPAEKVIVGIASYGRSFRMADKSCTGPHCLFTGSFSESDAEPGQCTGTGGYISNAELDEIWQMASEGVEGVVAKRWHDTKTHSDIMTYGTLGNGMTDWAAYMSDKTKEERVAWVKTLNFGGTTDWAIDLAGYFEGPSLKDGTSNGGWSDFKADDLTCDSNNWPSTLEKLAESVDSINGNCRSLALMNILIKDLIAAVDEYKDVSKNFNDAFGWYADWVKDSIDDRIEEFMAPGRGKGLKYMDCEWKSNRGSDKGRCDETWPPVAPGPGAGARVVWYTMRDEKGFYDALLAEAGIEKDWVEWVEQDAQMDPCVCFQNNICSPPGCQMGNNYEMRNNWLKRIRDKSKIKVSNPKEVIDEAIPSTDELIAVAITTFTSMRLGNSDADPADIVTSFSMPIFMMQDASKSIKEMKEIGEDMKETHTRNLIINILTIVFAVIPFAGWAATALGGAARIATAALIVGEAGNLAISIVEVVDNPSSAPFAILGMLIGAAGLRGGMAPAKAFKNAADARRALSANDMMAFSQQFRDKDKLVQNIIKSCAFR; encoded by the exons ATGAGGGCACACACCATCATTCCTTTGATTGGCATCCTAGCCGGCCTGAGTTCCGCCGACACCAGTCGTGGGAACAGCACTCGTTTAGGCCCAATTGATCAATCCAAACTTCAAAACTCGACCGAGCATGAGCTTGATCTCGGTACTACTCCTCTCGCTCCATATGGCGTGAAGCAGACTACCCAGGAGTGGGCGACCCCTCTTGTCGATGGTTGCCCTCGACTCTGCTCTGTTGCCGGGTCGAACGCTACCAAATGGACACACATCCACAATCCTCAAGACCTAGAAGGATGTGAAGCTCCTCTGCTCTTCGATATGAATGTGCACACTGAGACTGTCGAGACCATTCGTGTCTGCGCTCTCGGTGGCGCTGCCTCCTCCAATCCCTCCAAAGCAGCAGCACACTTGCGAGCACACCGAAGACATGCCAAGCGGGTAGACAAGGACAATAAGGATGAAAAGGCCTCAACTGGCCAGTGTAATTCTGCTCCCCTTTTCCCCGTTCCTGTTATCGTTACTTCTGGCATGCCTGGAGTGCTGAACGCCAGTGCCGATGTCACTGCTGCCGTTCAGGGACTCAAACAGCACGTCAAGTCCTCGTGCGGCAAGACTGTCCTCTTTTCCAAAGCAGGCTCTGCCATTGTTGGTCTTTATGTTAGCGCCGACATGGGATCTGTCGCTTCCACTACCATTCTTGAACGATTTGAGAAGGCCGCCAGCCAGGGCACTCAAATCATGCAAGCCTGCGACATCAACCCAGGAAACCCCTACACATTTGGTGTCTTTGCTGTGGACAAGCTCAGTGACTTTGAACTTGTACGAAAGAACGTCAAGACATGGGCTAGTGGTTACTGCGCGGCCATGCCCCTCACCAGACCCAAGGATGCAGATATCAAGGTCGACATCCCTGGTGGTGACCTCTTCATGGGCGTGTCCAACGGAACTTCCGTGGCCCAGACTGGCTTGGTCAGTGATCTTGAGGCTCGCGCCGAGTGCAAGACTACCAAAGTCCTTCAGGACGATGATTGCACCAAGCTCAGTGTTAGGTGCGGCATCCGAGGCAGCGACTTTATCAAGTTCAACCCTGGGAAGCAGAACTTTTGCGACACTCTCAAAGCCGGACAGGTGGTCTGCTGCAGTTCTGGAACGTTGCCTGACAACAAACCAGCACCTGATTCGGACGGTACTTGTGCCACTCACACAATTGGTCCCAATGACACTTGTTACGATGTCGGAGCTCCATTTGGTCTTGATGAAGACGATATCGCCGGCTTCAACAAAGCCAGCTGGGGCTGGGCAGGTTGCGGTAGACTTCAGCTCGGTCAAATCATCTGTCTGAGCAAGGGAAACACACCCATGCCGGCCACTCATGAAGGCATTGCCTGTGGACCACAGAAGCCAGGCACCAAGAGACCATCAGGATCCTTTGATGGATGGGATCTTGCCAAGCTTAACCAATGTCCTCTCAAGTCTTGCTGCAGCGGATGGGGATACTGTGGTACAACAACCGAGTTCTGTACCGAGTCCCCAGCTGATACCAAGGCACCGGGAGCCTTCAAGCTCAACACCAACGGATGCATTTCCAACTGCGGTACTGACATCGTGAACAACAAGTCACCACCCAAGGAGTTCAAGCGTATTGGTTATTTCCAGGCTTACAACCCCGGCCGTCCATGCATGCACATGGATGCTTCCGAGATTGCTGAGAACTTCAAGGAGATTACTCATGTTCACTTCGCCTTTGCTGGTATCACTGCCGACTACGATGTCAACATTCCAGAAGATGTCAAGAAACAGTTTGACATCTTTGACAAGATGGACGCTCCTTTCAAAAAGATTCTTTCTTTTGGTGGTTGGGCTGAGTCAACTGACGCCGCCACATTCCAGCGCTATCGCGATGTGGTCAAGCCCGAGTACCGTTCCAAATTCTCTGCAAATGTTGTCAAATTCCTGGAGAAACACAAGAGCTTCGACGGTGTTGACATTGACTGGGAGTATCCTGGTGCCTCTGATCAAGGTATTCCCGCTGGTGACAAGAACGACGGTATCTATTACACACGTTTCCTCACCGTGCTTCGAAACCTGCTGCCATCAAGCAAGTCTCTGTCCATTGCCTTGCCCGGTTCTTTCTGGTACTTGAAGCCATTCCCCGTTGAGGACATGGCCAAGATTCTGGACTACTTTGTTTTCATGACCTATGACTTGCATGGACAGTGGGATTATGGAAACAAGTTTGCCAGTCCCGGCTGTGACAATGGCAACTGTCTCCGATCCCACGTCAACCGTACCGAGACCCGCAACTCACTCAGCATGATCACGAAGGCTGGTGTTCCAGCCGAAAAGGTCATCGTCGGTATCGCCAGTTATGGTCGAAGTTTCCGCATGGCAGACAAGAGCTGCACGGGACCTCACTGTCTTTTCACTGGCTCATTCTCCGAGTCCGACGCTGAGCCCGGCCAATGTACCGGCACCGGTGGCTACA TTTCGAATGCCGAGCTAGACGAGATCTGGCAGATGGCGAGTGAAGGTGTTGAGGGTGTTGTGGCCAAGCGGTGGCACGACACCAAGACACATTCTGATATCATGACCTACGGTACACTGGGCAACGGCATGACAGACTGGGCCGCGTACATGAgcgacaagaccaaggaggagCGTGTGGCATGGGTCAAGACGCTCAACTTTGGCGGCACCACAGACTGGGCCATTGATCTTGCGGGTTATTTCGAAGGACCTAGCTTGAAAGATGGAACGTCCAACGGTGGGTGGTCCGACTTCAAGGCCGATGATCTCACCTGTGACTCGAACAACTGGCCAAGCACTCTGGAGAAGCTGGCCGAAAGCGTTGACAGTATCAACGGAAACTGCCGTTCTTTGGCTCTCATGAATATCCTCATCAAAGACCTGATTGCAGCTGTTGACGAGTACAAGGATGTATCCAAGAACTTCAACGACGCTTTCGGATGGTACGCAGACTGGGTCAAGGATTCTATCGACGACCGCATCGAAGAGTTCATGGCGCCAGGACGTGGAAAGGGTCTGAAGTACATGGACTGCGAGTGGAAGAGCAACAGAGGTAGCGACAAGGGTCGTTGCGATGAGACGTGGCCACCCGTTGCTCCAGGACCGGGTGCTGGGGCTCGTGTTGTATGGTACACCATGCGCGATGAAAAGGGCTTTTACGATGCTCTTCTCGCCGAGGCAGGTATCGAGAAGGACTGGGTTGAATGGGTCGAGCAGGACGCGCAAATGGACCCTTGCGTCTGTTTCCAAAACAACATTTGCTCGCCGCCTGGTTGTCAGATGGGTAACAACTACGAGATGCGCAACAACTGGCTGAAGCGTATCAGGGACAAGAGCAAGATCAAGGTCAGCAACCCCAAGGAGGTTATTGACGAGGCTATTCCCTCTACCGACGAGTTGATCGCGGTTGCTATTACTACATTTACCAGCATGAGACTTGGTAACTCGGACGCTGATCCAGCTGATATCGTCACTTCATTCAGCATGCCCATCTTCATGATGCAGGATGCTTCCAAGagcatcaaggagatgaaggaGATCGGTGAGGATATGAAGGAAACGCACACACGAAACCTAATCATCAATATCCTGACCATCGTCTTTGCCGTTATTCCTTTTGCCGGTTGGGCCGCGACCGCACTTGGAGGAGCTGCCCGCATTGCAACTGCTGCGCTCATTGTGGGCGAGGCAGGCAACTTGGCCATCAGTATCGTCGAAGTTGTCGACAACCCATCGTCTGCTCCCTTTGCCATCTTGGGTATGTTGATTGGCGCCGCTGGTCTAAGGGGAGGCATGGCGCCTGCCAAAGCCTTCAAGAATGCTGCCGACGCGAGGAGGGCTTTGAGCGCGAATGATATGATGGCCTTTTCGCAACAGTTCCGTGATAAGGACAAGTTGGTACAGAACATCATCAAGTCTTGCGCCTTTAGGTAA
- a CDS encoding hypothetical protein (SECRETED:SignalP(1-24)): MLGIFKRVVTAYLALTVTVQPSLASIAAHPDTAHVLSQEFLERSQYSDAIEYGQCYKIKNKDGEDLGHLPAYPNWNYLGFGSNVKAAHFKVCQNLGRCKDPNRGSQELYTGARFWLFDVEGNTYSPRGEFVASNSPPFGANRNMYPGGLGYRYYVNFWVDNDCTDSENHASRRCNVKLHIDNLRDDKGLAIQGNALKTTTKDDSIIVSFHEVDCPDTKILQEQNYDL; this comes from the coding sequence ATGTTGGGAATTTTCAAGCGTGTAGTCACGGCCTATCTGGCCTTGACAGTCACCGTCCAGCCCTCCCTCGCATCTATCGCTGCCCATCCCGACACAGCCCATGTCCTGAGTCAGGAATTTCTGGAGAGATCGCAATACTCAGACGCCATCGAGTACGGACAGTGCTACAAGATCAAGAATAAGGATGGAGAAGACCTCGGTCATCTGCCAGCCTATCCGAACTGGAACTACCTTGGGTTTGGGTCAAACGTCAAGGCTGCCCATTTCAAGGTCTGCCAGAATCTCGGACGCTGCAAAGACCCAAACAGAGGAAGTCAGGAACTCTACACTGGCGCTCGTTTCTGGCTCTTCGATGTCGAGGGAAACACCTACTCGCCACGTGGAGAATTTGTTGCGTCAAACTCTCCTCCTTTCGGCGCAAACAGGAACATGTATCCTGGCGGCCTTGGGTATCGGTACTATGTTAACTTTTGGGTTGATAACGACTGCACCGACTCAGAGAACCATGCATCGCGCCGCTGCAATGTCAAACTGCACATTGACAACTTGCGAGATGACAAGGGCTTGGCCATCCAAGGAAATGCTTTAAAGACTACTACAAAGGATGATTCTATCATTGTGTCTTTTCATGAGGTAGACTGTCCGGACACAAAGATTCTGCAAGAACAAAACTATGATCTCTGA